The following proteins are encoded in a genomic region of Candidatus Latescibacterota bacterium:
- a CDS encoding sigma-70 family RNA polymerase sigma factor codes for MKKEDANLVERCLKGDEKAFEELLVKYRGPVFSICMRMVKNPMDAEDLAQDVFIRTFNVLDRYNPSYPFSSWLYRITSNLCIDFIRRRKSGVVSLDEPVSGSDGEMSRQIPADTIDPDREMENREMMEVLEQAIADLPEHYRIIVILRHQEQLSYEEISDNLGIPLGTVKARIHRARNMIKEIFTSKGMFDDIGPAKGTLS; via the coding sequence TTGAAGAAAGAAGATGCGAATCTTGTCGAACGTTGCCTGAAAGGAGATGAGAAAGCCTTTGAAGAACTACTGGTCAAATATCGTGGGCCGGTTTTCAGCATATGCATGCGTATGGTCAAGAACCCTATGGATGCGGAAGACCTGGCGCAGGACGTCTTCATCAGGACTTTCAACGTACTCGACAGATACAACCCTTCGTATCCTTTTTCGAGCTGGCTTTACAGGATCACGTCGAATCTGTGCATCGATTTTATCCGAAGGAGAAAAAGCGGTGTGGTTTCTCTCGACGAGCCTGTATCCGGTTCGGATGGTGAAATGTCCCGTCAGATCCCGGCTGACACAATCGATCCCGACAGGGAAATGGAAAACAGGGAGATGATGGAAGTGCTTGAACAGGCTATAGCGGATCTTCCGGAGCATTACAGGATCATTGTGATCCTGCGGCACCAGGAGCAATTGTCCTACGAGGAGATATCGGATAATCTCGGAATTCCTCTGGGCACAGTCAAGGCGAGGATCCACAGAGCCAGGAATATGATCAAGGAGATATTCACCAGCAAGGGGATGTTCGATGACATCGGCCCTGCGAAGGGGACTCTTTCGTAA
- a CDS encoding BamA/TamA family outer membrane protein: MNHFRIPIVISAMAIAALVLPGSFSTSVYGEEKVSATDNTPAFSKDTDSDAGVTAREPSALESLARKFGFRSKKAVDCTPVPSRDEICRRVQSMKGCIIDTILVTGNKCTNRITIIREMATTQGEELNEALIYRDDTYLRGLGFFSSVNITAEHTEDGECRVIVHVDERPGLFMKYPWPVIDYDLDSGIRYGFRWRIRNFRGAGENLLLSFKEKHEKERGGGISWSAPWVGEFRLRLNINAFSYFRIEKPEEDDFIKESNGAMVSVGLPLTKSLIHQWWFIPEIMIEERLSRLTLPGNLTDPGGVFFRQSYLAYGFSLLYDSRDNVIAPMDGIYSFINMKHYDTIHGHKQHYTLYNFIMNLYQPVGRAGSIIASLSAVDREGELPSFFRMRLGGKNDLRGFHSDLISGLYKVTATMQLRKKIYGPIVWNIPLVGRFDLTVNGVAFVDHGTLVEDFGFLPDGKFYRSAGFGFEVLSPIQNMIRIEAAFAEDNRPDFYITSHRRF, from the coding sequence TTGAATCACTTCAGAATCCCTATTGTAATATCGGCGATGGCCATAGCTGCCCTGGTTCTTCCTGGTTCATTCTCCACATCGGTCTATGGTGAGGAAAAAGTTTCAGCGACAGACAATACTCCGGCGTTTTCCAAAGATACGGATAGCGATGCAGGAGTGACTGCCCGGGAGCCATCCGCTCTCGAGTCCCTTGCCCGGAAGTTCGGGTTCAGATCGAAGAAGGCGGTAGACTGTACTCCTGTCCCCTCCAGAGATGAGATATGCAGGAGAGTGCAGTCTATGAAGGGTTGCATTATCGATACGATCCTTGTCACGGGCAACAAATGCACGAACAGGATCACGATCATCCGCGAGATGGCTACTACACAGGGCGAAGAGCTTAACGAAGCTCTAATATACAGAGATGATACATATCTCAGGGGGCTTGGATTCTTTTCTTCAGTGAATATCACGGCCGAACATACTGAAGATGGTGAATGCAGGGTCATCGTGCATGTCGATGAACGCCCCGGACTGTTTATGAAATATCCCTGGCCTGTAATAGATTATGATCTGGACAGTGGCATCAGGTACGGGTTCCGATGGAGGATCAGGAATTTCAGGGGAGCAGGAGAGAATCTTCTTTTGTCGTTCAAGGAAAAACACGAAAAAGAACGGGGGGGAGGTATCTCGTGGTCAGCGCCATGGGTCGGTGAATTCCGTCTGAGACTCAATATAAATGCTTTCTCATATTTTCGTATCGAAAAGCCAGAGGAAGATGACTTCATCAAGGAGAGCAACGGGGCGATGGTGTCTGTCGGCCTGCCTCTCACAAAGAGTCTTATCCATCAGTGGTGGTTTATACCTGAGATCATGATAGAGGAAAGGCTCTCCAGACTGACCCTTCCCGGAAACCTCACGGACCCGGGCGGAGTCTTTTTCCGCCAGTCATATCTCGCCTATGGTTTCAGCCTTCTATATGACAGCCGCGATAACGTCATAGCGCCTATGGACGGGATCTATTCGTTCATCAATATGAAACATTATGATACGATCCACGGGCATAAACAGCATTACACACTTTATAATTTCATTATGAATCTCTACCAGCCTGTCGGCAGAGCCGGTTCGATCATTGCCAGTCTGAGTGCAGTAGACAGGGAAGGCGAATTACCTTCGTTCTTCAGGATGAGGCTGGGAGGAAAGAACGATCTGAGGGGGTTTCACAGCGATTTGATCAGCGGCCTGTACAAGGTTACGGCGACAATGCAACTTAGAAAGAAAATATACGGTCCGATAGTGTGGAACATACCTCTTGTCGGGAGATTCGATCTCACGGTCAATGGTGTCGCATTTGTAGATCATGGGACTCTCGTCGAGGATTTCGGATTTCTGCCTGACGGCAAGTTTTACAGGTCGGCTGGTTTCGGTTTTGAGGTCCTGTCGCCCATCCAGAATATGATAAGGATCGAAGCAGCTTTCGCCGAGGATAATAGACCTGACTTCTATATCACGTCCCATCGGAGATTCTAG
- a CDS encoding zf-HC2 domain-containing protein: protein MDCHLFKMLIQRYHDGELDRAGMAEYEEHRRSCHQCESLDTAFAGIFSVLEDMEVMEPDSDFNMRVMARVDVSRYKVRAARKVFLSVRSFWRGLPVPLQATGIISSIFVLFTAIYTPFLLMMMSAGKKLLGMTESGLYMIGRFFDDPQRILNYISSMEKYRVAGKILVKTIQRQVDGIPLTYFAMMAISAIVILYVVFRTAQGFWKKGETHVSIF from the coding sequence ATGGATTGCCATCTTTTTAAAATGTTGATTCAGCGTTACCACGATGGGGAACTTGATCGTGCCGGTATGGCTGAATACGAAGAGCACCGCCGGAGCTGTCATCAGTGCGAAAGTCTTGATACAGCTTTCGCCGGGATTTTTTCTGTGCTCGAAGATATGGAAGTGATGGAGCCGGATTCCGACTTTAATATGAGGGTGATGGCCAGAGTCGATGTCTCAAGGTATAAGGTAAGGGCGGCCCGAAAAGTTTTTCTTTCGGTAAGAAGTTTCTGGAGAGGCCTGCCCGTACCACTGCAGGCGACAGGGATAATCTCTTCGATCTTTGTATTGTTTACCGCCATATACACGCCTTTTCTTCTTATGATGATGTCTGCAGGAAAGAAACTGCTGGGTATGACAGAATCGGGCCTCTACATGATAGGGCGGTTTTTTGATGATCCACAGAGGATCTTGAACTATATAAGTTCCATGGAAAAATATAGAGTTGCGGGAAAGATACTTGTCAAGACAATACAGAGGCAGGTGGATGGTATCCCCCTGACGTATTTCGCCATGATGGCGATATCGGCAATTGTGATCCTGTATGTCGTTTTCAGGACCGCTCAGGGATTCTGGAAAAAAGGAGAGACGCATGTCAGCATTTTTTAA
- a CDS encoding DUF4097 domain-containing protein: MTKRISMTILAVTAAVLIAGSPGTYASSEFEELSTSDISIEGQTKLIIEGINGRLSVIGEKRDDILLKVVKKGLADDREEADEMLSLMEVRVTRTAETIRLEAVYPKKFRTKKNIISFVISRAPRMSMEITLLMPEGMKLGASMASGVVNVNSLISGADISVASGELNVRDIRGCIKAALSSGAMEVINVDGTVVLSSASGTIKAREISGDMEASIASGRMELSELGGGLKCSIEYGSITVDGVGDVNFHGIAAESSFTGVRGAVDASTASGAADFRVIPVGDANYSIIASSGDISLIFITRMESGYVLKAGTTSGEISIDLPIDVKKVGRNSITGVVREGKSKVFLETASGDIIVEESEE; the protein is encoded by the coding sequence ATGACGAAACGAATCAGTATGACGATCCTGGCAGTTACGGCGGCAGTACTGATCGCAGGGAGTCCGGGGACTTACGCTTCAAGTGAGTTCGAAGAGTTGTCGACCAGTGATATTTCGATAGAAGGTCAGACAAAGCTGATCATAGAGGGGATAAATGGCAGGTTATCGGTCATAGGAGAGAAGAGGGACGATATTCTGTTGAAGGTCGTAAAGAAAGGTCTCGCTGATGACAGGGAAGAAGCAGACGAGATGCTCTCTCTGATGGAGGTCAGGGTCACCAGGACAGCGGAGACTATCAGGCTCGAAGCTGTCTACCCAAAGAAATTCAGGACAAAGAAAAATATTATTTCCTTCGTGATCAGCAGGGCCCCCAGGATGAGTATGGAGATCACTCTGTTGATGCCCGAAGGAATGAAACTCGGTGCCTCGATGGCCAGTGGCGTCGTCAATGTGAACAGCCTTATATCCGGAGCGGATATAAGTGTGGCGAGCGGGGAATTGAATGTCAGGGATATCAGGGGCTGCATCAAAGCGGCTCTGTCCTCGGGCGCGATGGAAGTAATAAATGTGGACGGGACAGTGGTCCTTTCCAGCGCAAGTGGAACGATCAAGGCTCGGGAGATCTCGGGTGACATGGAGGCCTCCATAGCTTCCGGCAGGATGGAACTGTCCGAGCTTGGAGGAGGGTTGAAGTGTTCCATAGAATATGGCAGTATCACTGTTGACGGAGTCGGTGATGTGAATTTTCATGGTATCGCCGCCGAATCGAGTTTCACTGGAGTGAGAGGGGCAGTCGATGCCTCCACGGCCAGTGGGGCAGCAGATTTCAGGGTAATTCCAGTAGGTGACGCGAACTATTCCATAATCGCATCCAGCGGTGATATATCGCTGATATTTATTACCAGGATGGAAAGTGGATATGTTCTCAAGGCTGGTACGACTTCAGGTGAGATATCCATAGACCTGCCCATCGATGTAAAGAAAGTGGGAAGGAACAGTATCACTGGTGTAGTACGAGAAGGTAAGTCAAAAGTATTTCTTGAGACTGCCAGTGGTGATATTATTGTGGAAGAATCAGAGGAGTAG